The Tindallia californiensis genomic sequence CTGCCAATTCAACGCTTTTCAACGGAAGAGGAGGCTCTGGAACTGGCAAATAAATCACGTTTTGGCCTTGCTTCCTACGTTTTCACCGAATCACTCAGCAGAGGTATTCGGGTTTCTGAAAAATTGGAGTATGGTATTGTAGGCCTTAATGATGGCGGTCCGGCAACGGTGCAGGCGCCTTTTGGAGGCTTTAAGGAAAGTGGCCTTGGAAGAGAAGGAGGACATTTCGGGATTGAAAGCTTTCTGGAGATTAAATATATCTCCATTGGCATAAAATAACCAAGGACAGAGGATCAGTGGGAGGGGCTGGGCTCAGTGTGGGCTCAGTGGGGCCGGGGGCAACTCGCCCTCTCAACACGTCCTCCTTAAGCTTTCAAAATAAAGAAGAATATTGGAGGAAACCTTTAAATGAAAAGAGTGATATGGTGCAGCTATATAATCTTATTAAGTCTCATCTTAATGTCTTGTAGCCAAGCGGATAAAGATGTTGTTTTGGTTGGAGAGTCAGAACAATTCAGTGACAAAGAAATTAATCAGGCAATTGAATGTGTGAAGGAAAAATTTAAAGATTTCAATGGATGCGAACTTACGGATATTTGGTACGATGAAGAAAGATCTAATTCATTTATCGAGACTTATATGAACTATGGGCGTGGATCAATTAATGGTGTAAGTCCTGACAATGTAATGGTATTACTATCAAACTTTACGGTGGATGAGTCCAGTAGTGATGGAAGTCTTGAACCAAATTCAACCTATACAGACTGGATGTGGATATTAAATAGAGAGAGTAACACGAGTGATTGGACAGTAGATGATTGGGGATACTAGTTTATGCAAGGTATAAGGATCTACCGCGTATTCAGTGAGAGCATATTTTCATGAAGGTAAGAAGCGGATGAAAGGATGAAAAAAGGGTTGTTGAAACGGATGGTTAGGGGGAGCTGTGTTGAATAATTCATATAACATTTACCAGGAACTGGCCAAACCACCTTTATCTCCACCGGGTTGGATCTTTGGACCCGTTTGGACCGTATTATATGCGATGATGGGAATTGCCTGTTTTAGGGTGCTGTCCAAGGGTTTGGGTAGGCCTGAAGTCCAGAGAGCAGCCTTGGCATTTGTTCTTCAGCTTGCATTGAATTTCCTGTGGCCCTACCTGTATTTTACCTTAGGGCTTCGAGGCGTGGCAGCAATAGAAATTCTGGTATTGTGGCTGGCCATCGGTTTGTGTACCTGGCTTTTTTTCCGAATAGACGCTTTGGCTGGATGGCTAATGGTGCCCTACCTGTTATGGGTCACATTTGCCACTTATTTGAATATAGCAACCTGGTATCTGAATGCATAAGCAGGACGGATTCCTAGGTACAAAAAATGCTAAAACAGGCGCTAGGATGATGATAGGATCAATTCCAGTAGTGCTGGTCGATAGGGATTCTACAAGAGGGAGATAAGCGGTGCTACGTCTCTGGATAAGAATCCTGTTGATAAGAATCTTATTGATGTGAGGCTTGGACGATTCGAATATGTCGGACCCTTGGATCTTCCGTTCCCTGAATCCATAGACCAGCTTCTCGCTGGGTTTCAATGTAGCGTACCAGCTCTTCAGAAATAAGCTCTCCTGGGCAGAGGAGAGGAATACCGGGAGGGTATACCATTAAGAACTCTGCACTGATGTGATGGATACTTTCCCATAAGGGAAGCAAATGCGTATCGCCGTGCATGGCTTCTCTTGGTGAGAGCTTTTGCAAAGGGAGCGGTGGCAGGATGACATTATCTGTTTCAGAACAGGAGAGAATCGGGCTTTGACCATAGCCTTTACGGATAGATTGAAGGGCGCTAATCAGTGAATCCACCTGCTCCTGCGTATTACCAATGGAAAGCGTACATAAAACATTGTAAAGATCCGATAATTCTGGCTGAATATGGTATTC encodes the following:
- a CDS encoding DUF4829 domain-containing protein; this encodes MKRVIWCSYIILLSLILMSCSQADKDVVLVGESEQFSDKEINQAIECVKEKFKDFNGCELTDIWYDEERSNSFIETYMNYGRGSINGVSPDNVMVLLSNFTVDESSSDGSLEPNSTYTDWMWILNRESNTSDWTVDDWGY
- a CDS encoding aldehyde dehydrogenase family protein — encoded protein: LPIQRFSTEEEALELANKSRFGLASYVFTESLSRGIRVSEKLEYGIVGLNDGGPATVQAPFGGFKESGLGREGGHFGIESFLEIKYISIGIK